In a single window of the Triticum urartu cultivar G1812 unplaced genomic scaffold, Tu2.1 TuUngrouped_contig_9377, whole genome shotgun sequence genome:
- the LOC125532208 gene encoding uncharacterized protein LOC125532208, giving the protein MQELQQTKSKEGCGNAHLPHEHVITKNVHTENNLVVQQGGPEPSLRLHQVTNQNDHAQNSNATKPDGHHQVTKQDKVEVVLYSMNLRNKDKLVAKGTLESKEKTYVVGGNMLGVQYVAVRVRGCTYLGDEKLVRPYEKFQTVRDAMGSVIAWPRSHVKIVKPTPPAQPQSIGR; this is encoded by the exons ATGCAG GAGTTGCAGCAAACCAAATCAAAAGAGGGTTGTGGCAATGCGCATTTACCACACGAACATGTGATCACTAAG AATGTCCATACTGAAAATAATCTTgtagtgcagcaaggtggccctgAACCAAGTTTACGACTTCACCAAGTCACTAACCAG AATGATCATGCTCAAAATAGCAATGCAACCAAGCCAGATGGTCATCACCAAGTCACAAAGCAG GATAAAGTTGAAGTCGTGTTGTATTCGATGAACTTGAGAAACAAAGACAAACTTGTGGCCAAAGGAACTTTAGAGAGTAAAGAGAAAACATATGTGGTTGGAGGAAACATGCTTGGAGTGCAATACGTTGCAGTTCGTGTTCGCGGCTGTACATATCTAGGAGATGAGAAACTAGTTAGACCATATGAAAAATTCCAAACAGTAAGGGATGCTATGGGTTCTGTTATTGCTTGGCCTCGCTCACAT GTAAAAATAGTTAAGCCAACCCCTCCAGCACAACCACAGAGCATTG GACGGTGA